A stretch of DNA from Bacillota bacterium:
CAGGCCGTTTCATAAAACCGGACCGGGGGGAGTTCGGGATCGTTCCCGGGGTGAACGACCGGGATTTTTACACCAACTCCTTCCACGTGCCTGTCCACTTCGGGATCGAGTGCTTTCACAAGATCGAAGTCGAAGGCCCCTATCATAAGTTCTGCAACGCCGGTCACATCAGTTACGTAGAGCTTCCTTCCCCGCCGGTGGACAACCCCGAGGCGGTCGAGGCCATCATCCGGCATATGGCGCAGAACGATATGGGGTACGTCGGGATAAACTTCCCGGTGGATTTCTGCGAACAGTGCAGTTTTACGGGCGTTTTGGACGAGAAGTGCCCGAAATGCGGTTCGACCTCGATCCGAAGGGTGCGGCGGATAACCGGTTACCTGTCCACGGTCGATCGCTTTAACGACGCGAAGGTTTCGGAATTGAAATCCCGGGTGGTTCACCTCGGCGGCCCGGGAACGCTGCATTAAAAAAACGCGGGGGCCCCTGCGGGTTCTGTATGCCGCGGGGGCCATCTTTTTTAACAGGTAGAAGGTAGAAGGTAGAAAATTTCCCATTCCCCATTCCATAATCTATATTCTGTATTTTACTATTTAAGGAGTCCAGCATGTCAAGCACTCAAAACGCGGAGAAGATTAATATACGGATCGCCGGTGTGGTGCGCGAGAGCGTGGTTGACGGCCCGGGCCTGCGCTATGTCATTTTCGCGCAGGGGTGCCCGCACCGGTGCCCGGATTGCCACAACCCGGAGACCTGGGACCCGGATGCCGGTTATGAGTCTTCCTTGGAGGTGTTGGTTGCCGACATCGTGCGCAACCCGCTGCTAAAAGGTGTGACCTTTTCAGGGGGAGACCCATTCCTTCAGGCAGCTTCTTTTGCGGCCCTCGGATGGGTCCTCCGGGGTAAGGGATACGATATAACGACGTATACGGGTTACACCTTCGAAGAACTTGTCAAAGGGAACGTCCCCTCGACTCGGGAACTGCTTGCGGTGACGGACGTCCTCGTCGACGGCCCTTTTGTCCTGGCGGAGCGGGACTTGACGCTGCCGTTCCGCGGTTCGCGGAACCAGCGGCTGATTGACGTGCAGGCTTCGATGAAGAGCGGGGGTATAATAGAGACGAAACTCAGGAGACTGCTGCAAAACTACGCCTAGCTGTTTCAGTCCGGCTTCACCTTCAGCGCTAAGCTTGTGAGGCTTTTGATTTCCACCCCTTTACATCTGACTCCCCACCTCCCGTACCGCTACGTTTCACGACGGGACGCTGAATAGATAAGACACGCTTTACAATCAAGCGGAACAAGGTAAAATGGGTAAAACAGGTTGCTAAACTCAGCGACTTTAAAAGGAAGGGTGGTTGGAAAAGCCGGCGGAGGGCGCCGTCAGGCTGATGATTATGAGAAGTCTGTACAACGAAGAGGAAGCGAAAAAATACATTAAAAGATATGCCGGTTACCCGGAAGACCTTGCTTTGCGGATATACACCTCACACCTTATCGGAAGGGAAGGCGGGCTTGTGCTTCACGGCGGGGGCAATACATCAGTAAAATCCAGGGTGAGGGATATCTTCGGCAACGAGAACGACGTGCTGTTCGTCAAGGGAAGCGGCTGGGACCTGGCGGCCATCGAGCCGCAGGGCTTCCCATGCCTTGACCTGGAGTACCTGCGTCGGCTCCGGTCGCTCGAACGCATGTCGGACGAGGAAATGGTAAACCAGTTGCGGACGCACATGACCGATGCCGCTTCGCCGGACCCTTCCGTGGAAACACTGCTTCACGCGTACCTTCCCCACAAGTTCGTCGACCACACCCATGCCGACGCCGTCTTGATCCTGACCAATCAGAAAGAG
This window harbors:
- the nrdG gene encoding anaerobic ribonucleoside-triphosphate reductase activating protein encodes the protein MSSTQNAEKINIRIAGVVRESVVDGPGLRYVIFAQGCPHRCPDCHNPETWDPDAGYESSLEVLVADIVRNPLLKGVTFSGGDPFLQAASFAALGWVLRGKGYDITTYTGYTFEELVKGNVPSTRELLAVTDVLVDGPFVLAERDLTLPFRGSRNQRLIDVQASMKSGGIIETKLRRLLQNYA